The Candidatus Zixiibacteriota bacterium region GACCCCTGCGGTCCTGCCTTATGGTAATCTGCTCTTGTTGCACATCGTCGTCTTAATTTGTTCCCACCGCCCGCCGCGGGAAGGGTGGAACACCTCGAAGCATTTTGTTTTGTCGGGTTTCTCACTCAAATTGTCCATGTTCGGAACCCGACCTACTAGTCTTAATTTGTTCCCACCGCCCGCCGCGGGAAGGGTGGAACACCTCGAAGCATTTTGTTTTGTCGGGTTTCTCACTCAAATTGTCCATGTTCGGAACCCGACCTACTAGTCAATCTTCATCGCTTAGCGCAAGCGCTGGGGCACCTCGAAGCATTTTGTTTTGTCGGGTTTCTCACTCAAATTGTCCATGTTCGGAACCCGACCTACTAGCCGGCAGACGAGGACATCTGCCGGGCACTATCAGTATCTCGTAATATCTATCCGCGTTACCCGGTCAACCATGTGGCCGAGAAAACGGGTCGCCACCTGCGCGAATTTGTCGGGTACATCCGAGACGAAGAACTTGTGCTCGCCCTCCAAAGTCGGCGACTGCGACGCCCGGCTGTTCAGCAGGTTGGCCTGGGCGAGGGCGTCGTACGCTGCCAGCGCGGTTTCGCGGCCGGAGTTGATCAGGGTCACTTTATCGCCCATGACAGCGGCAATCACATGCTCTAAAAGCGGATAATGCGTGCACCCCATGATCAGTGTGTCCACATCGACATCAATCATCGTCTGCAGATAATCTCGCGCAATCAGATAGGTGGCCTCCTTATCGATATACCCCTCTTCCGCGAGCGGCACGAACAGAGGACAGGCGAGCGAGAAGATTTTCAATTTGGAATCGATCTCATGCACCACGCGAGCGTATGAGTTGGAGGCGATAGTCGCCTGCGTGCCGATCACGCCAATTCGGCCGTTTCTGGTCTTTGCCACCGCCGCCTGCGCGCCCGGACGGATCACGCCGATCATCTGCACCGTGTAGTTGCCGGCGATCTCCTCGAGCGCCACCGCCGACGCCGTATTGCAGGCGCAGACGATATACTTCACCCGGTTCTCCATGAGGAACGCCACATCCTGCGCCGTGAACTGAATGATAATCTCCTTGGAGCGGGGGCCGTACGGAGTCCGGCCGACATCGCCGAAATAGACGACATCCTCGCCGGGGAGGAGTTTGAACAGTTCGCGGGCGACAGTCAGGCCGCCGACGCCGGAGTCGAATATACCGATGGGTGTATCCATTGTACTTTCCTGTCGAAGATGTCGGGTTTGCCGCTCAATTGGTCAATGCGGCAAACCCGACCTACTGCCGGTCGTTGGTCGAATCTTAACCCAGCACAAGCGCTGGGGCACCTGTGCAGTGTGGTTCCGTCGTTCCGTCTTCAAAGGACGCGGCCTCGTGGCAGAACCACCAAGAGCTTGCCGTGAGCTTGCCGAAGGGGGTTCTGCCCTACTAATCACTCTCATACTTCGCCTTGAAGCGCTTGATCGCTTCATACAGACCGGCGGCTACTTTCTCCTGGTACGCCTTATCCTTCAGCAGCTTTTCCTCTTGGGGATTTGAGATAAACGCCGACTCGATCAGCACCGACGGCGTAAACACCTTGTTGAGCACGAAGAAACCGGCCTGGTCTATTCCGCGCGCCGGCGTATCCAGCCGCCGGCGGAACTCCCGGTCGACCATCTGGGCCAGTTCGTGCGACTCGGCCTGGAATTCGGTCATCAGCATTTCGCTCAGGATCGAGGCCAGTGGATCCCGGGAGTTGCTGTCCTGTCTGTCCTCGGCGGCGTTATACGACTCCCGCATGAAGTAACTGTTTTCGAGCTGGGCCACCGCGCGGGCCGAATCGTTCAGGGCGGGGGCGAGAAAGAACACGTTCCAGCCGCGCACCTGTTTGCGGGGCGATGCGTTGGCGTGAATCGAGATGAACAGGTCCGCACCGGCGTCGTTGGCGATCCTAGCGCGTTCTTCGAGCGAGACGGTTTTGTCCCGATCGCGGGTCATCACCACCTTGAACTGCTTTTCCTTGCGGATCAACCCAGCCAGACGTTTGGCGGTACTCAGGGTCACGTCTTTTTCGCGCGTGCCGCTCTGGCCGATCGCCCCGTAGTCGTCTCCGCCGTGACCGGCGTCGATCACGATTACGTCGATCTTGTCGTCCGGCCCGAGGACCGCCGGCGCCGGGCTGGTATCCATCTGGAAGTCGGGATCTTTGATGATAATCTGAATACGGGTCGGGTTATGTTCGATCTTGTGGCTCCAGTCGGAGATTTTGCGCCTGAGGCGCAGAGAAATCTGCCCGGTGTTGTTCTCCACCTGGTGCACTTTAAGATCATACATGTAGCGCGAGTCGCGCCGCGACAGTACCCGGTACCTGTTGATACTCGCGTTGCGCATGGAGATGTTTATCCAGTTGCCCTCGCTGATCAGGATCTCGTACGCGAGCGGTGAGGAGAGGTAGATATCGATCAGGAGGCCGTTGGCCTTGGCCTGGACAGACATGTCAATAACATTGAAATGATCCGAATCGACGCGCACGGTTTCCTGCCCGCCCTCCCAGGTGATCTTCTGCGGTGTGACCCGGTCCAGAAGCGGCAGGAACGTCTCAGCCGGTACGAACAACTGCCCGTCGCGGTAGGCCGCGTCGTACGTCATGTTGTATGTCGTGTCATTGAGACTGAGCCAGGGCGACCCGATCAAGAACTCAAATCTGAAACCGGCATCGGAGTATGAGACGGTATGGCCGGTTATTTCCCAGGCCATGCTGCCGCCGAGCGCATCGGCCAGTTCAGACAGCGATACATATTCGATATCATGTTCCGAGAACGAGCGGATTTCCTCGAAACCCCCGGCGATGGCGATCTTGACTTTGTCGGCGCGCGCCGTGACAGCCAGGGCAAACAGAGTCCAGACGGCGATAGATCGATAAGCGGGTTTCATCGGTTAGTGTCCGGTCTCTCTTCGCGTAGCCTGTTTTATCCGGCGGTCGGCCTCAGCCTTGGCCACAGCCTGCCGTTTATCGTATTTCTTACGCCCCACCGCCAGGGCAAGTTCGACCTTGGCGTGCTTCCCCTTGAAATAGATTGAGAGCGGCACCAGGGTCTGGCCTTGCTGCTCGGTTTTGGCGGCGAGTTTGCGGATTTCCTTCTTGTGGAGCAATAACCGGCGGGTGCGAATGGGATCATGCCCCGCAACGCCGGTCTGCTTGTACGGAGAAATGTGCATGTTTTTCAGCAGGACCTGGCCGTTTTCGACCACGGCGTAGGCGTCGGCCAACTGCACCTTGCCCTCGCGGAGCGATTTCACTTCGGAGCCGACAAGCGCGATACCGGCCTCGATTGTGGCTAAGATCTGGTAGTCAAACCGCGCCTTGCGGTTTCTGACCACGACTTTGATTTTCTCTTTATCTTGCTCCACCGTAGCAGGATAGCCGCAAGCGAAAGGGCGGGCAACCAAAAAGACTTCAGGAACAAGCCTCATCGCGCATAGGAGGAATACGCCCGGCTCCATTCGATCAGAAGCGTACGTGACTCCGACGGGGCAAAGCGGTATGATTCGCCAGTCGTGACCGCGTTGTGATTGGCGCAAAACCAGCGAGACGACCGCGAAAGTATCTGATTGGATCGTAACTGGTTCAATATCAAGCAAGTATGGTAGCCAATCACCCCAACAACTAGTACTCTCTAATTCCGTGCGCGGCAAACGTCCTCGTCTGCCCGTGTATCGAGGAAGGATCTGGATGGGGCAGACCGGGAGGTCTGCCGCCCACGATTAGGAGATATTAGTCGGGACGGCACTACCAGGCACTCAGCCAGAGACTTGCTGGCAAAAGAACGGCCTGGGCACATCTGCAAAACTGGTATTAAAGGTTATGGCCCCACCTGCCGACCCTCTTCTCTATAGGGCAAAGGCGATAACATCCGAGTAAGGTTAAGTGTCCCATAAGCTGAAAATCCCTGGCACCAGAGTGTTGGTGATCGACGATGAACCGGAGATCACCGAGATTGTCGAGGCGTTCCTTTCCGAGGCGGGCTATCTGGTCGCATCAGAGAATGCGCCGGAAAACGCAGTTGCCAAGGTGCTGCAGTTTCGTCCCGATGTTATCCTGCTTGACATCATGATGCCGCACATGGACGGCTACGATGTCTGTCAGCAGATCAAGAAGCAGCCGAATTTCGCCCAGGTACCAATCATTTTTCTGACCGGCAAGGATCGGGCCGACGATATGGGGCGGTCATTCAAGGTGGGCGGCGACATGTTCATTAAGAAGCCGTTCTCCTGCGAACGCCTGCTCGAGATCGTCAACATCGTGGTCATGTCGACCGTCAACCGGTAGTGCTCACGCGACAACAATATATAGACAATCCACTCCGCCTTCGGCGGACGGGATTCCATCCGTGTGTGTTGAAGCCTGCCTCTGACTCGATCGGGGGTCCCGTCGCCCGCGCAGCGCAACTCGACCTACCGGTTATCCGCCGAGCAGCTTCTCCAGGGCGGTTTCGTCGATAACCTCAATGCCCAGCTTGCGCGCTTTATCGAGCTTTGAGCCGGGGTCGGTTCCGCACAGCAGATAATCTGTGTTCGACGAAACGGATCCCACCACTCTGCCGCCGTTAGCTTCGATCAGCCTGACGAAATGACTGCGGGGCCGGGAGAGTGTGCCGGTGATCACAAAAGACTGACCGCTCAGCGTGCCGCCGGCGCGTCTGGCAGCATACTTGGGAAACTCGACTCCCCCCCTGCGCAGCTTTTCTATCATGTGTCGGTTCGGTGATTGCGAAAAGAAGGCGGTGATATGCCGCGCGATTACCGGCCCGACCCCGGCGATATTCTGAAGTTCCTCCGCAGATGCGCCTTGGAACGCTTCAAAACTTCCGAAGTGGCGGGCCAAAATCTGCGCTGCGGTTTCACCTACGCCGGAGATTCCCAGCGCAAAAATCATCCGCGGCAGTTCTGCTTGGCGCGAGCGTGCGATATTGTCGAGAAGATTCTGGGCTTTCTTGTCGCCCATTCGTTCGAGCGGCAGCAATTGATCCTTGGTGAGAAAGTAGAGATCGGCGGGATCCGTGACCAGCCCCTCACTTATCAGCTGTGCCGAAAGCTTGTCGCCGAGGCCCTCTATGTCAAATCCCGGCTTCGACGCAAAATGAAACAGGCGCGCCTCGACTTGCGCAGGGCAGCCAATGTTGATGCAGCGCCAGGCCGCCTCGCCCTCGGGACGAACTATCTTCTGGCCGCATGAGGGGCAAGTCGTCGGGAAATCTACTTTCCTCGCGCTGCGGGGGCGTTTGTCGGCTACGACTTCGACCACTTCCGGTATGACATCACCGGCGCGGCGTATGATTACGGTATCTCCGATCCGAACATCCAGCATCGCCATTTGGTCTTCGTTGTGCAGCGATGCGTTTGATACGGTGACACCTGAAACTCTCACCGGTTTTAGTTTGGCCACCGGAGTAACCACGCCGGTGCGCCCAACTGAGAAATCGATGTTTTCAAGTATCGTCTCGGCGAGTTCGGCGGTGAACTTCCAGGCTACCGCCCAGCGCGGCGCGCGCGCTATCTGACCCAGTGTCTCCTGATAAGCGAACCGGTTGACCTTGACCACCATACCGTCGATTTCGTAGTCCGACTCCGGCCGCTTCTGTTCAAGAAGCTGAAACTGTTTTTCTACTTCATCGTAGCCTGCGACAACCGAGAACTGATCGTTGATGCGAAACCCCTCGGCTTCAAGCAGTCTTATCGCTTCGCTCTGCGATGTCAGGCCGGGTAGATCAGTGGCCGAAATGCCGTAAGCAAAAAACTGAAGCGGGCGGGAGGCAGTGATCGAGGGATCAAGCTGGCGCAGCGATCCGGCGGCCCCGTTGCGGGGATTGGCCAGTTGCGGCACTCCCTGGCGGGCGAGGTCTTCATTGAGCCTCTGGAACGCGGAGCGCCGCATGATAACTTCGCCCCTGATCTCAAGCAGCGGATAGCGCGCGCCGGCGGACTTGGATAACCGCAGCGGGATGCTCTTGATGGTTCGAAGATTGGGCGTGATGTTCTCGCCGGTCTGGCCATCGCCGCGGGTCGAGCCAAGTACCAATACTCCGTTTTCGTACACCAACTCAACAGCGAGACCATCGAGTTTCGGCTCGACCGTATACTCGACTTTGCCGTCCATCTCCAGACCGTTCTTTACGCGGCGATCGAATTCGACAAATTCTTCGGCCGTGGTCACCTTTTGCAGCGACAGCATCGGCACGCGGTGCCGGACAGATTCGAACTTTCTGGAGGGTATGGCGCCAACCCGCTGGCTGGGCGAGTCGGGTGTGACCAGGTCAGGGAATTGTGATTCGATTTGCAGCAGTCGGTCGAACAGCTTATCGAACTCCGCATCAGATATCTCCGGGCGGTCTTCGACATAGTACCGGCGGTTGTGGTATTCGATCTGATCTTTGAGTGCCGCGTATTCGGCCAGCAGGCTGGGATCCGGTTTGGCCATGCGCAGAAGGTAGCGGCACACTCGAATTCATGTCAACCACTTATGGTGCGGCGCGAGGGGGCAGATTTGGACGGACCACGGCTCAGGTGCTGAGTCTCACGGCGGAATGCGGCGATTTGCCGGCCGGCCAGATCGTCTTCGATCCCGGTTATCAACATCCCGGCCAGATTGTGATTCTGGTCCACCTGGAGAAGCACCGCCTCGGCGAGTCCGTACCACCGCCACGAGGTACCGGTTGAAAACTGAAGATGCAGTGCGGTCTGTTTTGCATTTGTGACCAGGCGCGGCTCGGGAAAGCGGGCGCGAAAATCGAGCCAGCGAATATCGGCCGGTTCGGCTATTGTCGGCGGAGCGAACCGCGGGTCTACGACCCAATGACGTCTCGGAAGAGAGACCTCAATTAGCATGAGACAGCCGGTCTTGTCGATATCGAACCGGACATATTCGGATTCGAGGTAGTTGAAAAACCCCCGGTTGTTGTGGTATTCTCCCACCTGAACATACAGGGCGTCTTCTTCCAATTGATAAAAACCCCGGCCGGGAACTGGCTGTCCGGTCGGGGTGTCGACTTTCAGGCTGATCGCCTCGAGCGAAACTGCCACTACAAGTCCTTCAAGCGTTCCGCCGCCTGTTCGGCCTCGAGCGTGCCGGAGAATTCCTTGACCAGGCGCTGGAACAACTGCTTGGCCTCGGCGGCCTTGCCCAGTTCCTGCTTACAGCGGGCGAGCTTGTAGATCGCGGGACCGGTTTTCGGCGAGCTCGGGTAGTCTTTTATCTGGCTCTCGTACTCCGTTATTGCCTGGGTGTACTTTTCCTGAGAGTAATAGCATTCGCCGATCCAGTAATGCACGTTTTGAGCATCGGCATGAGTGCCGCAGTCGGCCAGGAATTTCGTAAACCCCTGCGCAGCGAATTCGTACTCGCCTCGCCGCATCTGAGTGAAGGCGTCGTCATAAGTGTTCATGCAGTCGGCCGACGGCTGCGGGCCTGTCGGAGGCTGGGCTGTCGACCCCTGCTGCGCGCCGGGCGACGAACCCGGCGGGAGACGCAGCGGTTGCTGCGGCAGGCGATCCAGGCGAGAAATCAGATCGCTGTAGTTCTCGAGCAGCTGGGCGAGCTGTCGCCCGAGGGCGTCCGTAGACTGACGCACGTCATTTTGTAACTGCCGGTTGGATTCGGTGGTGGCGCTCATGAGGGAGTCGACCTTGGCCATCCGGTTCTGGGTGTCGCGGGATTGCGACTCGAGCATCGCCAGGCGATCGTTGATTGCGTCGACATCACGCTTGGTGCAACAGCCGCCCAGCAACGCCGCTATGATAACCGCCACCAGTGCGATGACGGTTATCGATTTGGTTTCGCCGTACATGGTAAACCTTGTACCCGGATCGGTTACTGCGAGATGACCTTGAATTCGGCCCGGCGGTTCTTGGCCCAGGCGGTCTCGTTGTGGCCCGGATCGACCGGCCGCTCTTTTCCATACGAAATGATTGAGAGTCGCGATTGCGCTATACCGCGCCCGACCAGGTAGTTCATCACCGCTTTGGCGCGCTTTTCGCCGAGCGAGAGGTTGTACTCCACTGTCCCGCGCTCGTCACAGTGGCCTTCCACCTTTACGATCGCGTCGGGGAATTCCTGCAGCAGCGCGAAATTGGCGTCCAGCGATGCCCGCGCGTCAGCTCTCAAATCGTACTTGTCAAAGTCAAAGTAGACCGTCTGGAACTGGGTTTCCTGCAAGGTAGGTTTCGGCTCTTCCGGCGGCGGCGGCGGCGGTGGCGTGGGGGCAGTGTCGGTTGGCCGAGTTTCTACCGGCGCCTGAGGTGGCGGTGACGGCGGCTTGCCGCACGCGGCCATCAGGACAACCACCAGGGTTCCGATTAGAAGTAATACGGCTGTCTTACGCATAGTTTCCTATACCTCCCTTACGGGTGTTAAATCCTTAGTTTTCATAGTCTTGGTTCGAATCTATTATTGCTGTTTTCGACGGTCAATAAAAATCGTATAAAATCGGCATTTGGGCGCGGTCGCCCGACAGCACGTCTCAGAGGACACAATGCCTTACCCCACCCGCAGGCGGGTGGGCCACCAGAGCACCTTTCCAGCTCAAGGGGAGTATTGAAAAACCCTCGGATCCGTCATCGCGAGTCCCGACCGCGCTCCGCGGACGGGACGTGGCGATCTCATCCTGCACTTACATAACCAATTAGTGCTTGGTGGACGTCCTCGTCCACCACGGCCCAATTCGTTACAGGATACCCGGTTTGCTCCTTGGGCCTTGGCGCACGGGGAGGTACGCCAGGCACGAATT contains the following coding sequences:
- the murI gene encoding glutamate racemase, whose amino-acid sequence is MDTPIGIFDSGVGGLTVARELFKLLPGEDVVYFGDVGRTPYGPRSKEIIIQFTAQDVAFLMENRVKYIVCACNTASAVALEEIAGNYTVQMIGVIRPGAQAAVAKTRNGRIGVIGTQATIASNSYARVVHEIDSKLKIFSLACPLFVPLAEEGYIDKEATYLIARDYLQTMIDVDVDTLIMGCTHYPLLEHVIAAVMGDKVTLINSGRETALAAYDALAQANLLNSRASQSPTLEGEHKFFVSDVPDKFAQVATRFLGHMVDRVTRIDITRY
- a CDS encoding N-acetylmuramoyl-L-alanine amidase is translated as MKPAYRSIAVWTLFALAVTARADKVKIAIAGGFEEIRSFSEHDIEYVSLSELADALGGSMAWEITGHTVSYSDAGFRFEFLIGSPWLSLNDTTYNMTYDAAYRDGQLFVPAETFLPLLDRVTPQKITWEGGQETVRVDSDHFNVIDMSVQAKANGLLIDIYLSSPLAYEILISEGNWINISMRNASINRYRVLSRRDSRYMYDLKVHQVENNTGQISLRLRRKISDWSHKIEHNPTRIQIIIKDPDFQMDTSPAPAVLGPDDKIDVIVIDAGHGGDDYGAIGQSGTREKDVTLSTAKRLAGLIRKEKQFKVVMTRDRDKTVSLEERARIANDAGADLFISIHANASPRKQVRGWNVFFLAPALNDSARAVAQLENSYFMRESYNAAEDRQDSNSRDPLASILSEMLMTEFQAESHELAQMVDREFRRRLDTPARGIDQAGFFVLNKVFTPSVLIESAFISNPQEEKLLKDKAYQEKVAAGLYEAIKRFKAKYESD
- a CDS encoding response regulator; this encodes MSHKLKIPGTRVLVIDDEPEITEIVEAFLSEAGYLVASENAPENAVAKVLQFRPDVILLDIMMPHMDGYDVCQQIKKQPNFAQVPIIFLTGKDRADDMGRSFKVGGDMFIKKPFSCERLLEIVNIVVMSTVNR
- the ligA gene encoding NAD-dependent DNA ligase LigA is translated as MAKPDPSLLAEYAALKDQIEYHNRRYYVEDRPEISDAEFDKLFDRLLQIESQFPDLVTPDSPSQRVGAIPSRKFESVRHRVPMLSLQKVTTAEEFVEFDRRVKNGLEMDGKVEYTVEPKLDGLAVELVYENGVLVLGSTRGDGQTGENITPNLRTIKSIPLRLSKSAGARYPLLEIRGEVIMRRSAFQRLNEDLARQGVPQLANPRNGAAGSLRQLDPSITASRPLQFFAYGISATDLPGLTSQSEAIRLLEAEGFRINDQFSVVAGYDEVEKQFQLLEQKRPESDYEIDGMVVKVNRFAYQETLGQIARAPRWAVAWKFTAELAETILENIDFSVGRTGVVTPVAKLKPVRVSGVTVSNASLHNEDQMAMLDVRIGDTVIIRRAGDVIPEVVEVVADKRPRSARKVDFPTTCPSCGQKIVRPEGEAAWRCINIGCPAQVEARLFHFASKPGFDIEGLGDKLSAQLISEGLVTDPADLYFLTKDQLLPLERMGDKKAQNLLDNIARSRQAELPRMIFALGISGVGETAAQILARHFGSFEAFQGASAEELQNIAGVGPVIARHITAFFSQSPNRHMIEKLRRGGVEFPKYAARRAGGTLSGQSFVITGTLSRPRSHFVRLIEANGGRVVGSVSSNTDYLLCGTDPGSKLDKARKLGIEVIDETALEKLLGG
- the smpB gene encoding SsrA-binding protein SmpB, which encodes MEQDKEKIKVVVRNRKARFDYQILATIEAGIALVGSEVKSLREGKVQLADAYAVVENGQVLLKNMHISPYKQTGVAGHDPIRTRRLLLHKKEIRKLAAKTEQQGQTLVPLSIYFKGKHAKVELALAVGRKKYDKRQAVAKAEADRRIKQATRRETGH
- the pal gene encoding peptidoglycan-associated lipoprotein Pal, which gives rise to MRKTAVLLLIGTLVVVLMAACGKPPSPPPQAPVETRPTDTAPTPPPPPPPEEPKPTLQETQFQTVYFDFDKYDLRADARASLDANFALLQEFPDAIVKVEGHCDERGTVEYNLSLGEKRAKAVMNYLVGRGIAQSRLSIISYGKERPVDPGHNETAWAKNRRAEFKVISQ
- the ybgF gene encoding tol-pal system protein YbgF; the protein is MYGETKSITVIALVAVIIAALLGGCCTKRDVDAINDRLAMLESQSRDTQNRMAKVDSLMSATTESNRQLQNDVRQSTDALGRQLAQLLENYSDLISRLDRLPQQPLRLPPGSSPGAQQGSTAQPPTGPQPSADCMNTYDDAFTQMRRGEYEFAAQGFTKFLADCGTHADAQNVHYWIGECYYSQEKYTQAITEYESQIKDYPSSPKTGPAIYKLARCKQELGKAAEAKQLFQRLVKEFSGTLEAEQAAERLKDL